The Primulina tabacum isolate GXHZ01 chromosome 7, ASM2559414v2, whole genome shotgun sequence genome includes a window with the following:
- the LOC142551527 gene encoding heat stress transcription factor B-4: MALMLDNCEGILLTLDSHKSVPAPFLTKTYKLVDDPSTDHIVSWGEDDATFVVWRPPEFARDLLPNYFKHNNFSSFVRQLNTYGFRKIVPDRWEFANEYFKKGEKHLLCEIHRRKTAQPPQVSFNHHPSLSHHSTINGQSFFPYSIRDSISPPDSDEQQPNTWCDSPPVASPNCNGSALTNLATCGGNALYNNGSSSFIALSEDNERLRKNNTMLVSELSHMRKLYNDIIYFVQNHVKPVAPSSSYHSSFFPNNSAKSSSATNPFNGGCSSMLQKPLNQLIGYSQMASNPHQGNAYLGSININSSSPPTRISQTSVTILDENEHNRTKLFGVPLHSKKRFHPEYSSSMETNKARLVLEKDDLGLNLMPPC, from the exons ATGGCCTTGATGCTGGATAACTGTGAAGGGATTCTCTTAACCTTAGATTCTCACAAATCTGTCCCGGCTCCATTTTTGACCAAAACTTATAAGCTCGTTGATGATCCGAGCACGGATCACATTGTTTCTTGGGGTGAAGATGATGCCACTTTTGTCGTGTGGCGTCCGCCGGAGTTTGCTCGTGATCTTCTTCCTAACTATTTCAAGCATAACAATTTCTCTAGCTTCGTTCGTCAGCTCAACACCTAT GGTTTCCGGAAGATTGTGCCAGACAGATGGGAGTTTGCGAATGAGTATTTCAAGAAAGGTGAGAAGCATTTATTGTGCGAGATCCACCGGAGGAAGACGGCTCAGCCTCCTCAAGTGTCCTTCAACCACCACCCATCTCTCAGCCACCATTCCACTATCAATGGCCAGAGTTTCTTCCCCTACTCTATCCGAGATAGCATATCGCCACCGGACTCTGATGAACAGCAACCAAACACATGGTGTGACTCTCCGCCAGTCGCCTCCCCAAATTGTAACGGCTCCGCTTTGACAAACCTCGCAACCTGCGGCGGAAACGCCTTATACAACAACGGCAGCAGCTCGTTTATTGCACTTTCCGAAGACAATGAGAGGCTCAGAAAAAACAACACCATGCTTGTATCTGAGCTATCTCACATGAGAAAATTATAcaatgatattatatattttgtgcAGAACCATGTGAAACCAGTGGCTCCAAGCAGTTCTTATCATTCCTCATTTTTCCCCAACAACTCAGCAAAATCTTCTTCTGCAACAAATCCCTTCAATGGCGGCTGCTCCTCAATGCTGCAAAAGCCACTGAATCAGCTCATAGGGTACAGTCAAATGGCATCAAATCCCCATCAAGGTAATGCATATTTGGGATCCATTAACATCAACTCCTCTTCTCCTCCAACCAGGATTTCTCAGACCAGTGTGACCATTCTTGACGAAAATGAACACAATAGAACTAAACTTTTCGGTGTGCCGCTGCATTCTAAGAAAAGATTTCACCCAGAATACAGTTCTTCAATGGAGACAAACAAGGCCAGACTTGTTCTCGAAAAAGATGATCTAGGATTGAATCTCATGCCTCCATGTTGA
- the LOC142550916 gene encoding uncharacterized protein LOC142550916: protein MDIGFLKSEVSDQMELMLMEMDFSGAACDQIPEMGFNSHQENNNGGLIHVNGSCNGGLENYHANSPALINSISFSGASNHQEQPGTPYFQHDSGWERWKVEECCGEAAGETRKRNSSMAAMREMIFRIAAMQPIHIDPESVKPPRRKNVKISTDPQSVAARHRRERISERIRILQRLVPGGTKMDTASMLDEAIHYVKFLKDQVQSLERVEASRPPAAGMGFPVPMSSGSYIPVASNGYHQSSPQTVQNLTDS, encoded by the coding sequence ATGGATATTGGATTCTTGAAATCTGAAGTTTCGGATCAGATGGAACTGATGCTGATGGAAATGGATTTCTCCGGGGCGGCGTGTGATCAGATTCCTGAGATGGGATTCAACAGTCATCAAGAAAACAATAATGGTGGATTAATTCACGTGAATGGTAGCTGTAATGGCGGTCTAGAGAATTATCATGCTAATTCACCTGCATTAATTAATAGTATCTCGTTTTCCGGAGCTTCAAATCATCAAGAGCAACCGGGAACACCATATTTCCAGCACGATTCAGGCTGGGAAAGATGGAAAGTGGAAGAGTGTTGTGGAGAGGCAGCTGGGGAAACACGGAAGAGGAATTCATCGATGGCAGCAATGCGCGAAATGATCTTCAGGATTGCGGCGATGCAGCCGATTCATATAGACCCGGAGTCTGTCAAGCCGCCGAGGAGAAAGAACGTGAAGATATCGACTGACCCGCAAAGCGTGGCGGCGCGTCACCGCAGGGAGAGGATAAGCGAACGGATCAGGATTCTTCAGAGACTGGTGCCCGGTGGAACTAAGATGGATACTGCGTCCATGCTGGATGAAGCAATTCATTATGTCAAGTTCTTGAAAGATCAGGTTCAGTCTCTTGAAAGAGTGGAGGCGAGTAGGCCACCAGCCGCCGGGATGGGATTCCCCGTTCCGATGTCGAGTGGGAGTTACATTCCGGTGGCCTCTAATGGTTATCATCAGTCATCTCCTCAAACTGTGCAGAATTTGACAGATTCTTGA